A genomic region of Polynucleobacter necessarius contains the following coding sequences:
- a CDS encoding MAPEG family protein, which translates to MTIAYACILFMGLFPYVAAGIAKKGFEGYDNSMPRQWLAKQTGFRARANAAQANLFESLPFFFAAVIIAHIANAPQVRIDLLAIGFVVARIAYLVCYVANWPTTRSIVWLAGIACVVAMFFQI; encoded by the coding sequence ATGACCATCGCCTATGCATGCATTCTCTTTATGGGTCTATTCCCTTATGTAGCTGCTGGCATTGCTAAGAAGGGCTTTGAAGGCTACGACAACAGCATGCCGCGGCAATGGCTTGCTAAGCAAACAGGATTTAGGGCGCGTGCCAATGCAGCTCAAGCAAACCTCTTTGAATCCTTACCTTTCTTTTTTGCAGCGGTCATCATTGCCCATATCGCAAATGCACCCCAGGTAAGGATCGACCTTCTAGCCATCGGGTTTGTTGTTGCACGCATTGCCTATTTAGTTTGTTATGTTGCCAATTGGCCAACTACCAGATCAATTGTTTGGCTTGCAGGCATTGCTTGTGTGGTGGCTATGTTTTTTCAGATCTAG
- the murB gene encoding UDP-N-acetylmuramate dehydrogenase yields the protein MNSPAQASSTPKLTPNMGLRERNTFGFDAQAEFAYEITSAEQIPAIVTQITEQKMPWHVLGGGSNVILPQLLQGATLLMNIADQKIVASNDDETLIAVGGGVNWHQFVSWTLDQDLPGLENLALIPGTVGAAPIQNIGAYGIEVGDYIESVEAFDTKSNAFVTLENKACLFGYRDSYFKQNPHRFIVTKVVFRIPKKWQARIHYADLAKQFASNINPTAEEIFLAVCKIRTHKLPDPKVIGNAGSFFQNPIVPNEQYETLLRKFPNLVSYPDAPGKRKLAAGWLIDESGFKGQRMGKVGVYENQALVLVNHGGGTAQDIIGLAKCIQDKVRTDFGVSLEIEPNIL from the coding sequence ATGAACTCCCCTGCGCAGGCTTCCTCAACCCCTAAATTGACCCCTAATATGGGTCTTCGGGAGCGCAATACCTTTGGGTTTGATGCCCAGGCCGAGTTTGCCTATGAGATCACCAGCGCTGAACAAATCCCCGCGATCGTGACGCAAATTACCGAACAAAAAATGCCATGGCATGTATTAGGGGGTGGCAGTAATGTCATCCTGCCGCAATTACTCCAGGGTGCCACCCTACTGATGAATATTGCTGATCAGAAAATCGTTGCCTCCAATGATGATGAGACTCTGATCGCCGTGGGCGGCGGTGTGAATTGGCATCAGTTTGTTAGTTGGACTTTAGATCAGGACTTGCCTGGCCTTGAAAACCTCGCCCTCATTCCGGGTACGGTTGGCGCCGCACCCATTCAGAACATTGGTGCCTATGGCATTGAGGTAGGAGACTACATTGAATCGGTTGAAGCTTTTGATACAAAAAGCAATGCCTTTGTCACCCTCGAGAACAAGGCCTGCTTATTTGGTTATCGCGATAGCTACTTTAAGCAAAATCCCCATCGCTTTATTGTCACAAAGGTTGTTTTTAGAATTCCAAAAAAATGGCAAGCAAGAATCCATTACGCGGATTTAGCAAAGCAATTTGCTAGCAATATAAATCCTACTGCTGAAGAAATCTTTTTGGCAGTCTGCAAGATTCGTACTCATAAATTGCCTGATCCCAAAGTCATTGGTAATGCAGGTAGCTTCTTTCAGAACCCAATTGTTCCCAATGAACAATATGAAACGTTGCTACGGAAATTTCCAAACCTAGTCTCTTATCCAGATGCTCCCGGCAAACGGAAGCTTGCTGCAGGGTGGCTCATCGATGAATCCGGCTTTAAAGGACAGCGCATGGGTAAGGTCGGCGTTTATGAAAATCAAGCCTTGGTATTAGTGAACCATGGTGGCGGGACAGCGCAAGACATTATTGGTCTTGCTAAATGCATTCAAGATAAAGTGCGCACAGATTTTGGTGTGAGTTTAGAGATTGAGCCTAATATTCTTTAG
- a CDS encoding high-potential iron-sulfur protein, with amino-acid sequence MKNSRRQFMILSAAGACTLALNGKVQAQAQAQAMVAETDPQAAALGYKADASKVDKAKFAKYAAGQQCDNCALYQGKTGSAAGGCSLFAGKQVAGKGWCSAYAKKA; translated from the coding sequence ATGAAAAATAGTCGTCGCCAATTTATGATTTTGTCTGCTGCTGGTGCCTGTACTTTGGCATTGAACGGTAAAGTTCAAGCTCAAGCTCAAGCTCAAGCTATGGTTGCTGAAACAGACCCACAAGCTGCTGCATTGGGTTACAAGGCTGATGCCTCTAAAGTAGATAAAGCGAAGTTTGCTAAGTATGCTGCTGGTCAACAGTGCGACAACTGTGCCTTGTATCAAGGTAAAACTGGCTCTGCTGCTGGTGGTTGCTCATTATTTGCTGGCAAACAAGTTGCTGGTAAAGGCTGGTGTTCTGCTTACGCTAAAAAGGCGTAA
- the lpxK gene encoding tetraacyldisaccharide 4'-kinase codes for MSLFFFRKSPQFWERRGPTSLFLWSPSYIYGLVLRLRKLIQDLGLIKHRPAPVPLIIVGNIRVGGTGKTPIVIALAEQLSRLGWRPGIISRGYGSNAQTTPVQVLADSDPALVGDEPVLIAKRTNNQFPLWIFPKRQKSIQALLTHSPEVNVIISDDGLQHSGLPRRPAREGGRDIEFVVRDGRGEGNRFLIPAGPLREPASRDRDATLLTEVSNEKMNSLTGAITDEYFMGRRAFHLMPVLGAAYQLINPANTQTLSQIADTYLPTKITAVVALGNPQRFFTALLKEGVAGKTIALADHATYTNQFFTNIHAERILITEKDAVKCSGITDDRIWVVPLSLSLPDSLMEWVQSILQRPDPNRYNL; via the coding sequence ATGTCTTTATTTTTCTTTCGTAAATCACCTCAGTTTTGGGAAAGGCGCGGCCCTACTAGTCTTTTTCTCTGGTCGCCCTCCTATATCTATGGACTAGTTTTGCGATTACGTAAGTTGATTCAAGACTTAGGATTAATTAAACATCGCCCTGCTCCTGTGCCGCTCATCATTGTGGGCAATATTCGGGTAGGCGGAACTGGTAAAACGCCAATTGTGATTGCACTTGCAGAGCAGCTATCACGACTCGGATGGAGGCCTGGGATTATTAGTCGAGGTTATGGATCGAATGCGCAAACAACGCCCGTGCAAGTTTTAGCAGATTCCGATCCAGCATTGGTTGGTGATGAACCAGTGCTGATTGCAAAACGCACTAACAACCAATTTCCACTTTGGATTTTTCCAAAACGCCAGAAAAGTATTCAAGCATTACTAACTCACTCTCCAGAAGTAAACGTGATCATTAGCGATGACGGTTTGCAGCATAGTGGCTTGCCTCGCCGGCCTGCCCGAGAAGGTGGTCGTGATATCGAATTTGTAGTTCGCGATGGACGTGGCGAAGGAAATCGCTTTCTGATCCCAGCAGGGCCATTGCGCGAACCCGCCTCGCGCGATCGCGATGCCACTTTGCTGACTGAAGTAAGTAATGAAAAAATGAATTCTCTGACCGGCGCTATTACCGATGAATACTTCATGGGTCGACGCGCTTTTCATTTGATGCCCGTCCTAGGCGCAGCCTATCAACTGATCAACCCAGCAAACACTCAAACGCTCTCGCAGATTGCCGACACCTATTTGCCTACCAAGATTACTGCCGTAGTTGCCTTAGGCAATCCACAGCGATTTTTTACCGCCCTCCTAAAAGAGGGTGTCGCAGGCAAAACTATCGCGCTTGCTGATCACGCTACCTATACAAACCAGTTTTTTACAAACATCCATGCCGAGCGCATTCTGATCACTGAAAAAGATGCCGTGAAATGCTCGGGTATTACGGATGATCGAATTTGGGTGGTACCGCTATCCCTCAGCCTGCCTGATAGCCTCATGGAATGGGTTCAATCTATTCTGCAAAGACCAGACCCAAATAGATACAACCTGTAA
- a CDS encoding ExbD/TolR family protein gives MSWLDTHPKAGKRFSLGAGSVSAEPEINPIPFIDVLLVVLIFLMISTTFTRYQELAITLPTANGSESQTEAKQIHIAVSRDGRFAINGKVTDRSQLSSALMQLSNASSSNKGAANNLQVNIDADARAPHQAVMSALEAARDADLANIVFSSQTKK, from the coding sequence ATGAGTTGGTTAGATACACACCCAAAAGCAGGGAAGCGATTTTCCCTGGGGGCGGGATCCGTTTCTGCAGAACCTGAAATCAATCCCATTCCTTTTATTGATGTTCTGTTAGTAGTGCTGATTTTTTTGATGATCTCCACCACCTTCACACGCTATCAAGAACTTGCTATTACCTTACCAACTGCTAATGGCTCTGAAAGCCAAACTGAAGCTAAGCAAATTCATATTGCCGTGAGTCGTGATGGACGCTTTGCCATCAATGGCAAAGTCACTGATCGTTCACAACTTAGTAGCGCCCTCATGCAGTTAAGCAATGCAAGCAGCAGTAATAAAGGTGCAGCAAATAATCTTCAAGTCAATATTGATGCAGACGCCAGAGCGCCGCATCAAGCAGTTATGAGCGCTCTTGAGGCTGCCCGCGATGCCGACCTTGCAAACATTGTGTTTAGCAGTCAAACCAAGAAATAA
- a CDS encoding mannose-1-phosphate guanylyltransferase/mannose-6-phosphate isomerase codes for MTQVLPIILCGGSGTRLWPLSRSGFPKQFLVLSGDGSNQSLFQQAIGRIHSVASKEVSLGKTVIVTNEEHRFLALDQLRELKNTLHNVDATLLLEPSGRNTAPALTLAALFAQEQGQDPILVVTPADQTVTNPAAFTKALADSIAIAQTGAIAILGITPSAPETGYGYIKVQNGSSDSGLVVERFVEKPNEATAKQYLAEGGYFWNGGMFVLKASVWLAALKEFRPDILSATEKAWKDKAVDASGDAQFIRPAKELFNAIPSESVDYAVIEKCPGKLPIKMVELDAGWNDLGAWDAVWQAGKQDAQGNVTSGDALVSNSKNSLIHASSRLVSAVGVENLIIVETADAVLVADRKNSQDVKNIVSKLESQKREEKSLHRKVSRPWGWYDSVDEGERFKVKRIQVKPGASLSLQMHHHRAEHWIVVKGTAEITNGDQVLLLTENQSTYIPQGQTHRLANPGKTPLEIIEVQSGSYLGEDDIVRFEDTYGRS; via the coding sequence ATGACGCAAGTTTTGCCCATAATTCTCTGTGGGGGGTCTGGAACTCGTCTTTGGCCCCTTTCCCGCTCTGGGTTTCCAAAGCAATTTTTAGTGTTGTCGGGTGACGGCTCTAATCAAAGTTTGTTTCAGCAGGCTATTGGCCGCATTCATTCAGTTGCAAGCAAAGAAGTTTCATTAGGTAAGACAGTGATCGTTACCAATGAAGAGCATCGTTTCTTAGCGCTCGATCAATTACGCGAATTAAAAAATACACTACACAACGTCGATGCCACTTTATTGCTCGAACCATCTGGCAGAAATACAGCGCCCGCATTAACGCTTGCCGCACTCTTTGCGCAAGAGCAAGGCCAGGATCCTATTTTGGTGGTAACTCCAGCAGATCAAACCGTTACCAATCCGGCGGCATTTACTAAGGCATTGGCTGACAGTATTGCGATTGCGCAAACGGGTGCGATTGCGATTTTAGGTATTACACCTTCTGCACCAGAAACTGGATACGGTTACATCAAAGTGCAAAACGGTAGCTCTGATAGCGGACTGGTTGTGGAGCGCTTTGTAGAAAAACCGAATGAAGCTACGGCTAAGCAGTATCTGGCAGAGGGCGGTTACTTTTGGAATGGCGGCATGTTTGTGCTCAAAGCCAGTGTTTGGCTTGCCGCTCTTAAGGAGTTTCGTCCGGACATCCTGTCTGCTACTGAAAAAGCCTGGAAAGATAAGGCGGTTGATGCATCGGGTGACGCGCAGTTCATTCGCCCTGCAAAAGAATTATTTAACGCCATACCAAGCGAGTCAGTGGACTATGCTGTTATCGAAAAATGCCCTGGTAAGCTGCCCATCAAGATGGTGGAGTTGGATGCCGGTTGGAATGATTTAGGCGCATGGGATGCTGTGTGGCAAGCAGGCAAACAGGATGCGCAAGGTAACGTCACTAGCGGCGATGCCTTGGTGAGTAATTCGAAGAACTCACTCATTCATGCAAGTAGTCGTTTGGTGAGCGCGGTTGGAGTTGAAAACCTCATCATTGTTGAAACTGCAGATGCTGTACTTGTTGCCGATCGTAAAAATAGCCAAGACGTCAAAAATATTGTTAGCAAGCTTGAGTCACAAAAGCGTGAAGAGAAGAGCTTGCACCGCAAGGTTTCTCGTCCTTGGGGTTGGTATGACAGTGTCGATGAGGGTGAGCGCTTTAAGGTAAAGCGTATTCAGGTTAAGCCTGGTGCTAGTTTGTCTCTGCAAATGCATCATCACCGTGCCGAGCATTGGATTGTGGTGAAGGGTACCGCTGAGATTACCAATGGCGATCAAGTATTGCTGCTGACTGAGAACCAGAGCACTTATATTCCCCAGGGGCAAACCCATCGTCTGGCCAACCCAGGCAAGACACCACTAGAGATTATTGAAGTGCAGTCCGGAAGTTATTTGGGTGAAGACGATATTGTGCGTTTTGAAGATACCTACGGTAGAAGTTAA
- a CDS encoding YajQ family cyclic di-GMP-binding protein: MPSFDVVCEPDMVELKNAIEQSNKEISNRFDFKGSDSRVEQKDEALILFGDDDFKLGQVRDVLINKMAKRNVDVRYLKDDKTETIGGDKRKQTMKIQKGITSELSKKVVRIIKDSKIKVQASIQGDAVRVAGGKRDDLQETMALLKKEVTEAPLSFNNFRD; encoded by the coding sequence ATGCCCTCATTTGACGTTGTATGCGAACCGGATATGGTTGAGCTTAAGAATGCGATTGAACAGTCCAACAAAGAAATCAGCAACCGCTTTGACTTTAAGGGTTCTGATAGCCGTGTAGAGCAAAAAGACGAAGCGCTCATTTTGTTCGGCGATGATGATTTCAAATTGGGTCAAGTGCGCGATGTGTTGATTAATAAAATGGCAAAGCGCAATGTGGATGTGCGTTATCTCAAAGATGACAAAACAGAAACCATTGGTGGTGATAAGCGCAAGCAAACTATGAAGATCCAAAAAGGCATTACTTCAGAGTTATCTAAAAAAGTAGTGCGCATCATCAAAGATAGCAAGATTAAAGTGCAAGCCAGTATTCAGGGTGACGCAGTACGTGTTGCGGGCGGTAAGCGTGATGACTTGCAAGAAACCATGGCATTGCTCAAAAAGGAAGTAACAGAAGCTCCATTAAGCTTTAATAATTTCCGTGACTAA
- the xerD gene encoding site-specific tyrosine recombinase XerD has product MTNVAAKETVAIAPASQEAIERFCDACWLEDGLAQNSLAAYRRDLLLLAQWLYKNHQSDLYAVTEKDLTAYIAHRRADKATTANRRLTVFKRFYRHALRINLVKSDPCIGLRAAKQAMRFPKTLSEDQVTALLNAPDIETPLGLRDRTMLELMYASGLRVSEIVSLKTVALGLNEGVVRVINGKGGKERLVPFGGEAGQWLRRYLADARTPLLEGKTTDAVFVGRHTGTGLTRQAFWALIKRYATIANIPAALSPHTLRHAFATHLLNHGADLRVVQLLLGHADISTTQIYTHVARERLKSIHQQHHPRGS; this is encoded by the coding sequence GTGACTAATGTTGCCGCCAAAGAAACTGTTGCTATAGCTCCAGCAAGCCAAGAAGCGATTGAACGCTTTTGTGATGCTTGCTGGCTAGAAGACGGCCTGGCTCAAAACAGCCTAGCCGCTTACCGCAGAGACTTATTGCTTCTCGCACAATGGCTCTATAAAAATCATCAGTCTGATCTGTATGCGGTGACTGAGAAAGATCTCACCGCTTACATTGCGCACCGTCGCGCTGATAAAGCCACAACAGCCAATCGACGTCTAACCGTTTTTAAGCGCTTCTATCGTCATGCCTTACGCATCAATTTAGTCAAGAGTGATCCGTGTATAGGTCTGCGCGCTGCTAAGCAAGCAATGCGCTTTCCTAAAACATTGAGCGAAGACCAGGTGACTGCTTTGCTTAATGCGCCTGATATTGAAACCCCTTTAGGATTGCGCGATCGAACGATGTTGGAGTTGATGTACGCCAGCGGCTTACGCGTTTCAGAAATTGTTTCTCTCAAGACTGTTGCGCTCGGATTGAACGAAGGTGTGGTGCGAGTGATCAACGGTAAGGGTGGTAAAGAGCGTTTAGTGCCATTTGGTGGCGAAGCAGGTCAGTGGTTAAGAAGATATTTGGCGGATGCCAGAACACCGCTTCTTGAAGGCAAGACTACTGATGCGGTATTTGTTGGGCGCCATACTGGTACCGGTTTAACGAGGCAGGCATTTTGGGCTTTGATTAAGCGCTATGCAACGATTGCCAATATTCCAGCGGCCTTATCTCCTCACACCTTGCGACATGCGTTTGCCACCCATTTACTCAACCATGGTGCTGATTTACGGGTGGTGCAGCTTCTTTTGGGGCATGCAGATATCTCTACAACACAGATTTATACCCATGTGGCTAGAGAGCGCCTCAAATCGATTCATCAACAGCACCATCCGCGTGGCTCATAA
- a CDS encoding MotA/TolQ/ExbB proton channel family protein: MYSILLSAGWPIWPLLIIPIIGLAIVSERSWYLRQIHIFPKDSLETDFSIANQILKQNSLPEQQIKEFAQLSPASPLLACLLSEKAAGNNSESALEELQASAQNTWLKLDRYLGALATIATVVAPLLGLFGTVVGMIEIFGSQGAISGAAGSPQQLAHGISVALYNTAFGLLIAIPALASWRGLRALANQRQRECEEFTRQLFKKLYPAESTQ; the protein is encoded by the coding sequence ATGTACTCCATCTTACTATCCGCTGGCTGGCCCATTTGGCCCCTTCTAATCATCCCCATCATTGGTCTAGCCATTGTTTCGGAGCGCAGCTGGTATCTACGGCAAATCCATATATTTCCTAAAGATAGCCTAGAAACTGATTTTTCCATTGCAAATCAAATACTTAAGCAAAATTCGCTACCTGAGCAGCAGATTAAAGAGTTTGCCCAGCTATCACCAGCAAGCCCCTTATTAGCCTGCCTGTTGAGCGAAAAAGCTGCTGGTAATAACTCTGAGTCTGCGTTGGAGGAGCTGCAAGCAAGCGCACAAAACACTTGGCTTAAATTAGACCGCTACTTAGGGGCGCTGGCTACGATTGCCACTGTTGTTGCACCTCTACTCGGCTTATTTGGCACAGTTGTGGGAATGATTGAAATTTTTGGCAGTCAAGGTGCAATTAGTGGTGCAGCTGGTAGCCCACAACAACTCGCTCACGGAATTTCTGTAGCGCTTTACAACACTGCATTTGGTTTATTAATTGCGATTCCTGCGTTAGCTAGCTGGCGTGGATTACGCGCACTTGCAAATCAACGTCAACGCGAGTGTGAAGAATTTACTCGCCAGTTATTTAAAAAACTTTATCCAGCTGAATCAACGCAATGA
- the plsY gene encoding glycerol-3-phosphate 1-O-acyltransferase PlsY, with the protein MTLSLDLLLIPIAYLIGSISFAVVVSKCMRLPDPHSYGSGNPGATNVLRTGNKLAAVLTLIGDALKGYFAVMLARVILGDQSLTSTLDSWVLCGVVLAVFLGHLFPIFHGFKGGKGVATACGILFGVNWILGAATLGTWIIVATFMRYSSLAALAAAVFDPIYFVFLFGFQPMGIALLIVCFLLIWRHRSNIRNLMNGTESRIGSKKNPK; encoded by the coding sequence ATGACCTTAAGCCTAGATCTATTACTGATTCCTATTGCCTACCTCATCGGCTCGATTTCGTTTGCGGTGGTTGTGAGCAAGTGCATGCGTTTGCCTGATCCCCATTCCTATGGATCAGGTAATCCTGGTGCGACAAACGTATTACGTACTGGCAATAAATTAGCGGCCGTCCTTACCTTAATTGGCGACGCCCTAAAAGGTTACTTTGCAGTGATGTTGGCTAGAGTGATTTTAGGAGACCAGTCACTTACCTCTACTTTAGATTCATGGGTTTTGTGTGGTGTAGTCCTGGCAGTTTTCTTGGGACACCTATTCCCAATATTTCACGGCTTTAAAGGCGGCAAAGGCGTTGCTACTGCATGCGGAATTTTGTTCGGTGTTAATTGGATCTTAGGCGCTGCAACTCTAGGCACCTGGATCATTGTGGCAACCTTTATGCGCTATTCCTCTTTGGCAGCTTTAGCAGCTGCTGTATTTGATCCAATCTATTTTGTCTTTCTCTTTGGCTTTCAGCCGATGGGTATTGCCTTATTGATTGTGTGCTTCCTTTTAATCTGGCGTCATCGCAGCAATATCCGTAATTTGATGAATGGCACAGAGAGTCGTATTGGTTCTAAAAAGAATCCAAAATAA
- a CDS encoding HPP family protein: protein MAQPWAVIAGNTLSAFVGIAAAILIDQPLLAMPIAASLSIMGMFALRCLHPPAAAAALIAILGHVTSYRYALFPVMIDSVLLVLAGAIYSNLTGKPYPNRPK from the coding sequence ATGGCGCAGCCGTGGGCGGTGATTGCAGGCAACACCTTATCCGCCTTTGTTGGTATTGCTGCAGCAATCTTGATTGATCAGCCCTTATTGGCCATGCCAATTGCGGCAAGTCTTTCGATTATGGGAATGTTTGCGTTGCGCTGTTTGCATCCGCCTGCCGCTGCTGCGGCACTGATTGCCATCTTGGGTCATGTAACCAGTTACCGCTACGCGCTCTTTCCGGTGATGATTGATTCGGTTTTATTGGTGCTTGCGGGGGCAATTTATAGCAATTTGACTGGTAAGCCCTATCCAAATAGGCCTAAATAA